The sequence below is a genomic window from Microbulbifer hydrolyticus.
AGACCGAGGCCAGCCTGGGCATACGCTACGTTTTCTGAGGCTGATCAGCGCTGTTTACCCGGGGCCTTCGGGCCCTTTTTTGTGCCCGTAGTGCGCCCTGTGGCAGGGTCAATGCGCAGCATGCGAACTGTCGGGAGGGGCGGCCCCGGGGAGCTGGTTGTGAGTGTTGAGCAGGTGCCAGAGCTGGCGGGGGAAAAGTGGAGGGGCGTGTGACCGCCCCTCTGCGGATTAGGTCCTGATTGTTATTCTTCGGTCCCTGGAGATTATTGTTATTTTGACTGGGATTCTTATACCGGAATCTTGGATTCCGTTTATTTTTGCGAGCTTGTACGGGTAAGACGACCGCCTCTCCCTCCCCCTCAATCACAATTTGCAAAAATTTGTGACTGGAGTCGCGCCTGGAGTGCCGGACGCCTCTCGCTGTGACTGCTCCGCTCGTCACGCGCAAGCTTGACCGGTGCGTCATTCGTCCCGCGCTGCTGCAGACGCACCCTCTCACTTGCGCTGAATTGTTCAACTTGCAACCAGTCCTTGGGGCGCATAGAATACGCCGCCCGCAATGCACCCGTCTGGGATGCTATTGCGCACTCCTTGCCTCACCGGGCAGCCACCGCACTAACGCTGTGGCAAGCCAGGAGGCTGTGTTAACCCGTAAGGAGCAAAAATGCGTCATTACGAAATTGTATTCCTGGTTCACCCGGACCAGAGCGAGCAGGTGCCCGGCATGGTCGAGCGCTACACTGCGACCATCAAAGAGAGCGGCGGTGAAGTACATCGTCTGGAAGACTGGGGCCGCCGCCGTCTGGCTTACCCGATCAACAAGATCCACAAGGCTCACTACATCCTGCTGAACGTTGAATGTACCGAAGAAGCACTGGCGGAACTGACCACCAACTTCAAGTACAACGATGCCGTGATCCGTAACCTGGTGATTCGTGAAGACGAAGCCATCAGCGAAGAAAGCCCGATCATGAAGGCCGAAAAAGAGTCCCGCGAGCGCAAAGCAGCGCGCGCAGAACGCTCTGAGCGTCGCGAGCGCGCCGACAAGGAAGAGTCTTCTTCCTACGACGCTGATGAAGACAAGTCTTCCGAACAAACTGAAGACGAAGAGTAAGGGGATAATCTGATGGCACGTTTTTTCCGTCGTCGTAAGTTCTGCCGTTTCACCGCCGAAGGCGTCAAGCGTATCGACTATAAAGATCTCGATACCCTGAAAGCCTACGTTTCTGAAACTGGCAAAATCGTACCGAGCCGTATCACTGGCACCAAAGCCAAGTATCAGCGTCAGCTGGCCACTGCGGTCAAGCGTGCGCGTTACATTGCGCTGCTGCCGTACACGGACAGCCACGAAGCCTAAGCTGCGCTTTGCTTCGTACGTATTGTTTTAATAGAGAAGCTATCTAGTGCGCGCCATCGCTGAATTTGTCATGCGATCGCGCATGAATGCGGTACTCCTTACCCTGGTAGGGATCCCGCTGGGTTGCCCGGCAGCGCTGGCGCTGGTGGGCTTGCGCCGCGGCAGTGGTGACGGCCTGTTTGTTCTGGCCTTGGCACTAATGCCGGTGGTGGCCGCCGCGAGTGTTGGCTATTTGTCGCCACTTGTTTCCGGTCTGCTCATTACGCAACTTGTTGCGTTGCTGATCGGAGCATTGGTGCTACGTGCCACACGATCGTGGAATCTCGCACTGGTTGCACTAATGATTGGCGTGACCGTAGGGACTGTAATCAGCTCGCGGGTTTCAGGTGGAATACTGGAGAGCCTGCTCGACACGTTTGAGCGAGTCTTCGGTATTGATCCCGAACAGATGAGAGAGCAGTCTTTTGGCGAGATGCAGGCTATTGGATACCAGACATGGGGCCTGCTGGTAAGCAGCACGCTGATGTTGCTGCTGGCGCGCTGGTGGCAGGCCCTGCTCTACAATCCCGGCGGTTTGCGGGATGAGATGTATCCGCTGCGCACGCCTTTCCTTCTGGCTGGCGCTGGAATGCTGGTGTGGGTGTATTGCCTCGTAAATGAGCATCTAATGTTCTGGGGTATGATCGCCGCTTTCCCCATGGTGGTGGCGGGCATCTGCCTGATCCACTGGCTGGTGGCCCAGAGGGGCTGGGGGCGGGGGCCATTAATTGCCATGTATGTGATGCTGGTCATCGCGACCCCGGCAATAGTTGGCTTCCTGTGTGGGTTGGCCCTGATCGATAGCTGGATTGATATTCGCGCACGCTCGAGCAACAACCGCTGAGCGGCGCACAAGAACTGAAACTGAGGGTTCCGAGATGGAAGTTATTCTGCTCGACAAAGTAGGCAAACTGGGCAATGTGGGCGACCGCGTTGACGTTAAATCCGGTTTTGGCCGCAACTTCCTGCTGCCTACCGGTAAAGCCGTTCTGGCAAACGCAGCAAACATTGCTGAGTTTGAAGCCAAGCGCGCTGAGCTGGAAGCGGCAGCTGCTGCCAAAATTGGCGAAGCTGAAGGCCGCGCTGCCAAGCTGGAAGGCCTGGTCGTTACCATCGCTGCCAATGCTGGCGACGAAGGCAAGCTGTTCGGCTCCATCGGCACTCGCGACATCGCCGAAGCGATCACCGCTGCTGGCATTGCCGTAGAAAAGGCCGAAGTGAAGCTGCCGGAAGGTGCACTGCGTGAAGTGGGCGAGTTCGACGTTGACGTGCAGCTGCACTCTGACGTGATCACCGCCGTTAAGGTTGTTGTAGAAGCCGAATAAGCTTCTGCTACGGTCTGCACGCCCAAGCGTGCTCGGGGTGAACGGAATTGCCCGTTCTACCCCGAGCCGCGCTACAATCAGGCGCTGGATTTCCCCTGTGGGTCTTGGACCGACACTGGAAGCCCAGCGCCTGACTTGTTTCTGAGTCCGGTAAATAGTTTCTGCGCCCGGAAAAACTGCAATATCCCCAGAACATGAACGAATACGTCCCGTCTGAACAAGAAGTCCAGGAATCCCAGTCCAGCTCGCCGCTGCCGCACTCGGTAGAGGCCGAGCAGTCCGTACTGGGTGGCCTGATGCTCGACGCCAGTCGTCTCGATGCGGTGGCGGAGCAGTTGAGTGCTGAAGACTTCTTCGTGGCCAACCACCGGATTATCTTCGGGGTGATGCTGGAGCTCTCCAGTGGTGAGCAGCCGCTGGATATTGTCACCCTCGCCGAGGGCCTTGCCACCCGCGACCTGCTCGCGGATATCGGCGGCCCGGCGTATCTGGCCGAACTGGCCGAGAACACCCCGTCCGCCGCCAATATCGTCGCTTACGCCAAGATCGTGCGCGAGCGCTCGATGCTGCGCCAGCTGATCGCCGCCGCCGGCGAGATCAGCCGCACCAGCTTCAACCCGGGCGGTCTGGGCTCTGCCGACCTGCTGCAGATGGCCGAGCGCCGGGTGGCGGAGATTGCCGAGGGCCGTGCCAAAGAAGGCGGGTTTGTCGGGGTTGATACGCTGCTGAAGAAAACCGTCGAGCGTATCGACGAGCTGTTCAAGTCCGAGGGCGACCTCACTGGCCTCAGCACCGGCCTCACCGAGCTGGATCAGCGCACCTCGGGTTGGCAGCCGGGGGAGATGATCATCCTTGCCGCGCGTCCGTCCATGGGTAAAACCGCACTGGCACTGAACTTTGTCGAGGCGGCGATGCTGAGTCAGCACAAGCCGACCCTGGTGTTCAGTATGGAGATGCCGTCGGACAGCCTGGTCATGCGGATGCTGTCGTCCATCGGCAAGATTGACCAGGGGCGTATCCGTAACGGCAAGTTGCAGGAGGAAGACTGGCCGAAGCTTTCCAGCGCGGTGCAGAAGATGAAGGGCAAGGGGTTGTACATTGACGATACCCCGGGCCTGTCACCCAGTGAGGTGCGCGCGCGGGTAAAACGCACAGTGCGCGACCACACCAACAAGCTGATGCAGGCGGATCCGAAGCTCTCCCGCGAGGAGGCGGAGCGTCGCGCAATGCCGGCGATGGTGATGGTGGATTACCTGCAGCTGATGCAGGTGAAGGGCAGCACCGAGGGGCGAACCCAGGAGATCTCGGAGATCTCGCGGTCTCTGAAGGCGCTGGCGAAAGAATACGAGTGCCCGGTGATTGCGTTGTCGCAGTTAAACCGGGGGGTGGAGCAGCGCCCGAACAAGCGGCCGATGAACTCGGACCTGCGGGAGTCGGGGGCGATCGAGCAGGATGCGGACGTAATCCTGTTTATCTACCGGGATGAGTATTACAACGAGGACAGCCCGGACAAGGGCCTGGCGGAGCTGATTATCGGCAAGCAGCGTAACGGTGAGATTGGTACCTGCCGGGCCGCGTTTGTGGGCAAATACACCCGCTTTGATGATCTGGCGCCGGAATATTATCAGGAAGAGCACTGAGGCTCTGAGCTTCGTAGTCTTTTTGGGTGCGGTCGTAGCTTGTTCGGTGGCGGCCAAGCACCGGGTGCGGGGTTTCAGGACCGCTGTGTATACATCCCTGTACGCTGCGTCGGCGACCTCCCTGTCGCCGACGCTCCTGAAACCCCGCTCCCGGCACTTGGCCTTCGATTTCTACTTTCGAGATTTACCCACCAATTTGGGGTGCCCAGTTTTCAGGCTTAAGGGAAAATCTCAATCGGGGTACCGGTATCCACCATCGCCCAGATCTCGTCCATCTGCGGGTTGGTTACCGCGATGCAGCCATCGGTCCAGTTCATCTTGGTCAGGTACTGCTCGATATTTTTCCAGTGCGGCTTCTGACCGTGGATCATGATGGCCCCACCAGGGCTGCGGCCGAGCTTTTTCGCCCGCGCGCGGTCCTGTGCGTTGGGGTAGGACACCTGGATGGCGCGATAGTAGGTGCTGTTCTTCTTCTTCCAGTTCAGGGTATAGCGGCCCTCTGGGGTGCGCGAATCGCCCTCGTACTGTTTGTGCCCCACCGGATTTTTGCCGAATACCACCTTGTAGCTTTTCACAACTCTGCCGTTGCGTTTCAGCTGCATCAGGTGCTTGGACTTGTAGACCACGACCTCGTCAACCGGCTTGATCTTGGCGAGCGCCAGGGTCGGCATCAGGAAAAGGGCTATCAGGCTGAGTTTTAAATATCGCATGGCTCTCATCGGTAGTAGTGACTTTCCGGGGCTAAACAGTCAGCTTCCGTGCTCTCGCACTTCCACATCCCTGCAAAAAGCGGGGAGGCTTGCCTCTGTGGCGAACCCGGTTCGCGCTCAGAAAGCAATGTGGTTGCGCGGTGCGACTCGGTAACGCAATAGCGTCATGACAGCGCTGTCCTTTGATGCCACCCCGAACCACGTTCGGGGCGATTATTAGGCAATTATCCTAACCCGAACCGTATAATGGCGAAGTGGGTTGTATGATTAATGCTCTGAGTGGTCAATTTATCATCAAGTAGACCACGTTTAAAGAGGCGTCAATAAAAAAGACCGAACAGATTGAGGAAGATTCCGTGACCCGTACGTTTTTTGTAACTGGCACCAATACCGAAGTGGGCAAGACCTATGTGACTGCCGCGCTGCTGCACAAGGCCGCGGAGCAGGGGCTGCAGACCGCCGCGGTGAAACCGATCGCTTCCGGCTGCGAGCAAACCCCGGATGGGCTGCGCAACAGTGATGCCCTGACCCTGATGGATGCCATGACTCAGGACCTGGAATACCAGCAGGTAAACCCGATTGCACTGGAGCCGGCCATTGCACCGCATATCGCCGCCATGGAGGCGGGCAAGCGGCTGGATACTTCCCGGCTGGAAGGGATCTGCCGCGGGGTGATGAGCGGCAAGGCCGACCTGGTGTTGATCGAGGGCGCGGGCGGCTGGCGGGTGCCACTGACACCGCGTCAGTTTCTGTCCGACCTGCCGAAAGCGCTGGAGTTACCGGTAATCCTGGTGGTGAACATGGAGCTGGGGTGTATCAACCACGCGCTGCTGACGGCAGAAGCGATTCGTCGCGATGGCCTGCCATTGGCGGGCTGGGTGGCAAACTTTGCGCGCGGGCCGCAGGGCGAGATGCCGCGGGCGGAAGAAAACCTGATGACCCTGCGCGCACTCCTGCCCGCTCCCTGCCTGGGTGTGGTCGCCCATGATGAACATGGCGACTACCGCAATGGCGCCGCCCACCTCGACCTCTCCCCGCTGCTATCTTCTTCCGAATAAGCCCTCGCGAACAGGCTGGACCCCGGGTTCAGCCTGTCTTCCCCCCCCTATAAGGGGCTCCCGGCTTGACTTGGGGAGTGCTTGGGCCTAGATTTCAAACATCTGTTTGAAACAAACGATTGAACTAATCTGTTCTACGATTGATTCAGTTACCCGAACACAACCGGAGAGGCGAGATCATGGCCGAGTACAAGGCACCACTGCGCGAGATGAATTTCCTGCTGCACGAAGTATTTGAAGCGGACAAACTGTGGGCGCGCCTGCCGGCGCTGGCGGAGACCGCCGATCGCGAGACCGCCGATGCGATCCTGGAAGAGATGGCCAAGCTGGCTGCCAATACCCTGGATCCGATTAATCGCTCCGGTGACGAGGAAGGCTGTCACTGGAACGATGGTGTGGTCACCACGCCCAAGGGGTTCCCGGAAGCGTATACCACCTACTGTGAGGGTGGCTGGGGTGCACTGGTGGGCAACCCCGAATTCGGCGGTATGGGGATGCCCAAGATGCTCGGTGCCCAGGTGGAAGAAATGCTTTGCTCCGCGAATATTTCTTTTGCCCTGTATCCGGTGCTGACTAACGGCGCCTGCCTGGCCCTGGACGCCCATGGCAGTGAGGAGCTGAAACAGAAATATCTGCCGAACATGTATGCCGGCACCTGGGCCGGGGCCATGGACCTGACCGAGCCCCATGCCGGTACCGACCTCGGAATGATCCGCACCAAGGCGGAGCCGCAGGACGACGGCAGCTACCGCATCACTGGTTCCAAGATCTTTATCACCGGCGGCGACCACGACCTGTCCGAAAACATCATTCACCTGGTATTGGCTAAACTGCCGGACGCGCCCAAGGGGCCGAAAGGCATTTCCCTGTTCCTGGTACCGAAGATTCTGGTGAACGAGGATGGCAGCCTGGGCGAGCGCAATGCGGTGACCTGTGGCTCCATCGAGCACAAGATGGGTATCAAGGCCTCTGCCACCTGTGCCATGAACTATGACGGTGCCAAGGGCTGGCTGGTGGGCGAGCTGAACAAGGGCCTCGCGGCCATGTTCACCATGATGAACTACGAGCGCCTGGGTGTGGGTATCCAGGGGCTCGGTGCCTCTGAGCGCTCCTATCAGAGCGCCATCGAATACGCCCGCGAGCGGGTTCAGAGCCGTTCACCGTCCGGTGCCCGGCAACCGGAAAAATCTGCCGACCCGATCATCGTACATCCGGACGTGCGCCGCATGTTGCTGACCCAGAAGGCCTACATTGGCGGCGCCCGTGCGCTCTCAACCTATGTGGCCAGGTGGCTGGATCTGGCGAAGTTCTCCGAGGGTGAGGAAAAGCAGCAGGCGGAAGCAATGGTGGCGCTGCTGACACCGGTCGCCAAGGCGTTCTTCACCGACAAGGGCCTCGACTGCACCGTGCTCGGCCAGCAGGTATTTGGCGGCCACGGCTATATCCGCGAGTGGGGCCAGGAGCAGCTGGTGCGTGACGTGCGGATCACCCAGATCTACGAGGGCACCAATGGCATCCAGGCGCTGGACTTGATCGGCCGCAAGACCGTTGCCAACGGTGGCGCTTACTTTGAGCTGTTTGCCGCCGATGTGCAGGCATTTATCAACGCCAATGCAGAGAATGAGGCGCTGGCCGAATTCATTTTGCCGCTGGCCACTGAGCTGCAGCGCCTGAAGAATGTGACTGCGGCGGTGATCGAGGCGACGAAGGAAGATCCGAACGCCCCGGGTGCCGCCTCCGTGGAATACCTGCACCTGTTCGGTTTTGTCGCTTACGCCTACATGTGGGCGAAAGTCGCGAGCGTCGCCGCCGGCCGGGATGACGACTTCTATCGCAGTCAGATGAAAACTGCGCGTTTCTACTATGCCCGCCTGCTGCCGCAGGCTATGGCGCTGGCCACGAGCGTGGAAGCCGGAAGTGCCACATTGATGGACCTGGAAGAGGAGCTGTTCTGACCCTTCTCCGGTGACAGCACACCCTGCTGGCCACGAAGCCCCGCTTATGCGGGGCTTTTTTCGTTTCGCTGAATCTCCTACACTCGGTTCATCACAATAAAAAAGTTCCGGGTGACCATGTCTGCAAGAGAGCCTGCATCAAAACCTGAAGCCGATGCGCCAATCCCGCCGAAGAAACTCTCCGACCAGGATCAGGCCCGCGTCGATCAGTACCTGAAATCCGGGTACAACGATGTGGAGCGCAAACCCTTCCGCCCGTTCCTGCTGCTGGGCGTTATTGTCGGTGTCCTTACTTTGCTGTCGCTCCTCAGTCTGTTCATTGCCCGCACCAAGGGTGTGGTCTGATATGGCCGACTCAGCGGGTTTTGTGCCACTGCAGTTCGAGCGTCTCGATGACGACACCATGGGCGAACGTGCACAAGCGTTTTACCAGCGGATGCGCACGCGCCGCTCGGTGCGGGATTTTTCCGCGGCGCCGGTACCGCGCGCGGTCATTGAAGATGCCCTGCGCACTGCCGGCAGCGCACCGAGTGGCGCCAACATGCAACCCTGGCACTTTTGCGTGGTGGAGTCTGCAGCGGTAAAACGTGAAATTCGCCTGGCGGCGGAAGCGGAGGAGCGGGAGTTTTACCAGCGGCGTGCATCGGAAGAGTGGCTGGATGCCCTCGCCCCGCTGGGGACTGATGCGCACAAGCCATTTCTGGAAACGGCCCCCTACCTGATCGTGATCTTCCTGAAGAAATTCTCCGAGGGCGAACAGGGCGCACAGCGCAAAAACTACTACACCGCAGAATCCGTGGGCATCGCAACCGGCCTGTTACTGGCGGCGCTGCACAATGCGGGGGTGGCGACGCTCACCCACACCCCGAGCCCGATGAAGTTTCTCAACAGCATCCTCAAGCGCCCGACCAGTGAGCGGCCCTACATGATTGTGGTGGCCGGGCGACCGGCAGATGGGGCTCAGGTGCCGGCGATCGACAAAAAGCCCCTTGGGGACATCGCAGAGTTTTTCTGAGTGGCGGATTGTTTCAGCTGGCACCGCCCAGTCTGCGCAGAAGTGACCACTCATCGGCGGTCACCGGCTGGATCGACAGTCGGCCCTGCTTTACCAGCACCATTTCCTCGAGCGCCGGGTTCTGCTTGATTTCCTTCAGGGCCACCGGGCGCGCAAACGCGCTCTGCCACTCAATGTCGACGCAGAACCAGCGGGGATTCTCAGGGCTGGCCTTGGGGTCGAAGTATTTGCTTTCCGGGTCGAACTGCGCCGGGTCCGGGTAGGCGGCGCGCACCACGCGCGCGGTGCCGACCACGGCCGGAACCTTGCAAGCGCTGTGGTAGAAGAGGACGCCATCTCCCTGCTGCACCCTGTCCCGTAAAAAATTTCGCGCCTGATAGTTGCGGATGCCATCCCAGCGTCCGATATGACCCGGTTCGCTTCTCAGGTCATCGAGGCTGTACTCGTCCGGTTCCGACTTGAATAGCCAATAGTTCATCCAGAATTCCTGTGCTGGGCCGCTTTCTGCGGCAGTCCGTCAGATTGCTGCGTTTGGTGGTATTTCGCCCACGCCCGCCGTCATTTAGGCTATTTTCCCAGATTGGCGCATTCTCTGCGCATTTTTGGAGATTTATGGGTACTTCTGTTTTTAACTGGTTGTCCGAGTGGCTGGCCTCCGAGCGCAACCAGTACTGGGCGCTGCAGTGGAGTGGCTGGGCGGGTTACACCCTGCTGACGTTTATCGGCGGCTTTTTCTGGGTGGAGAACCACTGGCTCTACTCGGGCTATATCGCCGTGGCCACCGCCTCCGGTATCGCAATATCCGAGGGTATGCGCCGGGGTTTCCAGCGCCTGTGGGACAAGCCACCGGCGCAGCGCCTGCTGGGCACACTCGGAGTCATCATCCTGGGCGCGGTAATGTGGGCGGCGATCAAGTACGGCGGCAACCTGTGGCTGTACGGGAAGGAGAGCGATGAGCATCCCCTGGTGATGGCGGTCTACTGGTTCTCCTATTCGTTCCTGATCTATATGACCTGGACCGCGCTGTACTATGGCATCAAGTACTACCAGGCATCGCTGTTGCAGCAGGAAAAGGCGCTCAGGGCGGAATCCATCGCCCACCAGTCACAGCTCAAGATGCTGCGCTACCAGCTTAACCCGCACTTCCTGTTCAACACCCTGAACGCGATCTCGACCCTGATCCTGGATCAGGACGGCAAGACCGCGAACAGCATGGTGACGCGCCTGTCCCAGTTCCTGCGCCACTCGCTGGACAATGACCCGATGCAGAAGGTGACCCTGGCGAAAGAGGTGGAAGCGCTGATGCTGTACCTGGATATTGAAAAGGTACGCTTTGCCGACCGTCTGCAGGTGAGTGTGGACCTCGATGGTGACGCCCCGCATGCACTGGTTCCCAGTCTGCTGTTGCAACCCATCGTGGAAAACGCGATCAAATACGGTATCTCCCAGCGCGAGTGGGGTGGTGAGATCACCATCAAGGCGCGGGTTTTTGCCGGTGAGCTGCTGCTGGAAATCAGCGACAACGGTCCCGGCGTGCCCGAGGCGGAGCTGGCGCAGCTGGGCAAAGGGTCGGGTGTGGGTATCCGCAACACTTGTGAGCGGCTGCAGGCCCTTTATGGTGAGGAGCAAAAGACCCGCTTCTGCAATCGCCCACAGGGTGGGCTCGCGGTACATTTACGAATTCCCTTTGAGCGGGATTAGCACCTTGGTCGGGGCGACAGGGAAACGGTATTCATAGGTGGAGTGATGAGCGGTGAGTAGCGACAGTTTGAAAGTCATTATTGTGGACGACGAGCCCCTGGCTCGCCGGGGGCTGCGGTTGCGCCTGGAACACCTCGGTGGCGTCGAGGTGGTTGCCGAGTGCGGCAATGGCCGCGAGGCAAAAGAGCAGATAGAAAGCCTCAAGCCGGACGTGGCCTTTCTGGATATCCAGATGCCGGGTGTGACGGGCCTGGAGCTGGTGCAGTTGTTACCGAAAGAGGAAATGCCGCAGATTGTTTTTGTCACCGCTTACGATCAATACGCGGTAGAGGCCTTCGAGGTCAACGCGGTGGATTACGTTCTGAAACCCATTGAGGAAGATCGTCTTAGCCGCGCCCTGCAGCGGGTGCGGGAAAAGCTCGGCAGTGAGAATCTCGCTGCCCAGCGCGAGCAGCTACTGGAGGCGGTCGCGGATCTCACCCAGGAATCCCCGGCAGCGCTGGAACAGAAGCTGGCCGCAGGTGAGCTCGGCAGCAGTCGCTACCCGGAAAAAATTGCGATCAAGGATTCCGGGAAAATCACTCTGGTACCCGCGCGGGAAATTGACTGGATTGACGCTGCCGGTGATTACATGTGCGTGCATGCCAATGGCGAAACCCACGTAATGCGCATCACCATGAAAGAGCTGGAGCAGCAACTGGATCCGAAAGTTTTCCAGCGCATTCACCGTTCAACCATCGTCAATCTGAGGCGCGTGCGCGAGATCTGCGCACACATAAATGGCGAATACCATCTGGTGCTGAATAACGGTGAGCGGTTGAAAATGAGCCGCAGTTACAAGAACAAGGTGCAGCACTTTATTTGATATGAGTGCTTCAGAGTCGGCGTGGCTCAGATCTGGATCAGGGCCTGGGCTTCGCGGATCAGCTGTTTGCGGTCGCGCAGCTCGAGCTTGCGCAAAATGGCCGTGACGTGGCTTTTTACCGTCGGCTCGGTGATATCCAGGTCGTAAGCAATCTGCTTGTTCAGCATGCCTTGGGCAATCATCTGGAAAATTTTCAGCTGCTGCGGTGTGAGCTGGCCTAGCTTTTCCGCCAGCGCACTTTCACTCTCCGCCTGTAATGCCTCTTCGCTGAACCACTGATCCCCGGCCAGCACACACTCGATACACTGCACGATTTCCTCTGGCCGCGCGGTTTTCGAGAGAAAGCCGCTGGCGCCGAGCCCCGCGGCCTGCTGGATGACGGCGTGCCGGTCGCTGCCGGAAACAACCACCACCGGTACCGCAGGAA
It includes:
- a CDS encoding response regulator, which gives rise to MNYQLLIADDHPLYRDALATTLTPHFPNADLLQSEDLESTLDRLCRTEVDLLLLDLNMPGSEGFSGLARIRNDFPAVPVVVVSGSDRHAVIQQAAGLGASGFLSKTARPEEIVQCIECVLAGDQWFSEEALQAESESALAEKLGQLTPQQLKIFQMIAQGMLNKQIAYDLDITEPTVKSHVTAILRKLELRDRKQLIREAQALIQI